In Theileria parva strain Muguga chromosome 4 map unlocalized ctg_529, whole genome shotgun sequence, one DNA window encodes the following:
- the rsmE gene encoding RNA methyltransferase family protein: MNLILFRYSDIVDSESTLTVDIIDKNTVNHLLNVLKVHVGKLLKVGILNSTLDYGVVESITKWSIKLKLSENFRLFPPVIEKPVVDLVVGIPRPKSLDKLLQYSASIGVGNIDLICSSRVEKSYLASHKLSKESINKSLILGLQQGVCTLMPEVNMYLSMGEYERACKQKDYAMKLIAHPDSEETLGSLKLNTHVKGPILVAIGPEGGWLDHELTYYKKLGFVQFKLTDRILRTEVAAAAILSQMSLLLNDTTLRNGLEPAKR, encoded by the exons ATGAACTTGATTCTATTTAGGTATTCAGATATTGTGGATTCCGAGTCCACTTTGACCGTAGATATCATCGATAAAAACACAGTTAACCATCTACTTAATGTTTTAAAGGTACATGttggtaaattattaaaagtCGGAATATTAAACTCAACTCTAGACTACGGAGTTGTGGAAAGCATCACCAAGTGGTCaattaaactaaaattatccGAAAACTTTAGACT CTTTCCACCCGTGATAGAAAAGCCCGTGGTTGATCTGGTAGTTGGAATACCGAGACCCAAATCCCTAGATAAGTTACTCCAG TATTCGGCAAGCATTGGAGTTGGGAACATAGACCTCATTTGCTCGTCCAGAGTGGAAAAGTCTTACTTGGCGTCACACAAACTCTCAAAAGAAAGCATAAACAAGTCACTTATTCTAGGCCTCCAGCAAGGTGTGTGTACCCTCATGCCCGAAGTGAACATGTATCTGAGCATGGGAGAGTATGAAAGAGCCTGTAAACAAAAGGATTACGCAATGAAATTAATTGCTCATCCGGACTCTGAGGAAACTCTCGGATCTCTCAAGTTAAACACCCACGTCAAAGGTCCCATCCTCGTTGCAATTGGTCCTGAGGGAGGCTGGTTAGATCACGAACTGACATATTATAAGAAGCTGGGATTCGTTCAGTTTAAACTTACTGACAGGATACTTAGAACTGAAGTTGCTGCAGCTGCAATTCTGTCACAAATGTCCTTGTTGCTTAATGACACGACCCTTAGAAACGGGCTTGAACCTGCCAAGCGATGA
- a CDS encoding nascent polypeptide associated complex subunit alpha, translating to MAKGRPKNRNAPSRATEEDVVDDPSSEGESDLENGDVDDTRTDPIHGTGKTKVGKNERKARKAMSKLGLKQYEGVSKIYIRKSKQIFFVINKPDVFKLPNSDIYVIFGEAKLEDVGANSQSEAAQRLSQLSLSSLNKDESGLTLPSTFETEEVQESDFVPPSSDVELVVQQAGCSREKAVQSLVKHRGNIVESIMELTTM from the coding sequence ATGGCCAAGGGTAGACCTAAAAACAGGAACGCACCTTCTAGAGCCACTGAGGAGGATGTGGTCGATGATCCTTCATCTGAGGGAGAGAGTGATTTGGAAAACGGAGATGTCGACGACACAAGAACTGATCCCATCCATGGAACTGGGAAGACTAAGGTTGGGAAAAATGAGAGGAAGGCCAGAAAAGCTATGAGTAAACTCGGCTTAAAGCAGTATGAAGGCGTATCCAAGATTTACATAAGGAAATCCAAACAGATCTTTTTCGTGATTAACAAGCCTGATGTATTCAAGTTACCAAACTCCGACATATACGTTATTTTTGGTGAGGCTAAGCTCGAGGATGTTGGAGCCAATTCTCAGTCTGAAGCTGCCCAACGTTTGAGCCAATTATCCCTTTCATCCCTCAATAAGGACGAGTCTGGACTAACTCTTCCTTCAACTTTTGAAACTGAGGAGGTTCAGGAGTCAGACTTTGTCCCTCCATCTTCAGATGTTGAACTGGTTGTTCAGCAGGCCGGGTGTAGCAGGGAGAAGGCTGTTCAATCCCTAGTTAAGCACAGAGGTAACATTGTGGAAAGCATAATGGAACTCACAACCAtgtag
- a CDS encoding Ribosomal protein S10p/S20e family protein, with protein MFFVFFTLLFCNLTGIPFDSKFVVSLNVISPLKTSNIYFNTHERVNNAKFKNTSEIKPDSQYKPLSFIVNSCNFNLFNTTTEYNIQSNYEKYNQICNINRNFKLLSNPNDQHTGSSDNKWASLRVWNNPPKYSENKYMVKYPNLGTESQDDESKPVKMSRRKKFLEFFITTPPWSPADDLKNPYMMGKDDLTLSLEKWPENCFLRVKIYSYYKHLATLAVRRIQLGLKDNKNLKVTNPMGLPMRRKRWCYMSSAFVDKRSKDLIEIQEHVRVVDIVPVNNGQPKNFKGLLMVPMPDLVSFDYWFEEVHKPVKSRLIHDLFKDRKWVSKYFLYHRDKHEKKELIDKLTSPDLIDEIPLRWKRKHKLDYFFLQLCELRKLYNFVVSRKAEDEARRFYNVRMPEIWEVDDVRFVGTQEDRQYDPDYSNVDKL; from the coding sequence ATgttttttgtattttttaccttaTTATTCTGTAATTTAACTGGGATTCCATTCGACAGTAAATTTGTTGTTTCattaaatgttatttcTCCTCTAAAAACCAGTAacatatattttaacactCATGAACGCGTTAATAAtgcaaaatttaaaaacacaTCCGAGATAAAACCAGATTCACAGTACAAACCGTTGTCATTTATAGTAAACtcttgtaattttaatcttttcaaCACAACAACtgaatataatatacagtcaaattatgaaaaatacaaccaaatttgtaatataaatcgcaattttaaattactatCGAATCCAAATGACCAACACACTGGTTCATCCGATAACAAGTGGGCCTCCTTGCGAGTTTGGAACAACCCACCAAAATATTCCGAAAACAAGTATATGGTAAAGTACCCGAATCTTGGAACGGAATCTCAGGACGATGAAAGCAAGCCTGTGAAAATGTCGAGGAGAAAAAAGTTTcttgaattttttatcacaACTCCTCCGTGGTCGCCTGCAGATGACCTAAAAAACCCATATATGATGGGTAAGGATGACTTAACCCTTTCTTTGGAAAAATGGCCTGAGAACTGCTTTCTCAGAGTAAAAATATACTCTTACTATAAACATCTGGCCACCCTCGCTGTCAGGAGAATACAATTGGGATTAAAGGATAACAAGAACCTCAAGGTCACTAACCCTATGGGACTTCCTATGAGGAGAAAGAGGTGGTGTTATATGTCGTCTGCATTCGTGGACAAGAGGTCCAAGGATCTTATTGAAATCCAAGAACACGTAAGGGTTGTGGATATTGTCCCCGTGAATAACGGCCAGCCAAAGAACTTCAAAGGTTTACTAATGGTTCCAATGCCTGATCTCGTTAGCTTCGACTACTGGTTTGAGGAGGTTCACAAGCCTGTCAAAAGTAGGCTTATCCATGATCTTTTTAAGGATAGGAAGTGGGTGTCTAAATACTTCCTCTATCACAGGGATAAGCACGAGAAGAAGGAACTGATTGATAAGTTGACATCTCCCGACCTGATTGATGAAATACCTCTGCGTTGGAAGAGAAAACACAAACtagattattttttcctACAGCTTTGCGAGTTGAGGAAGTTATACAACTTCGTGGTTTCTAGAAAAGCTGAGGACGAGGCGCGTAGGTTCTATAACGTGAGGATGCCAGAGATTTGGGAGGTTGACGACGTAAGGTTCGTTGGAACGCAAGAAGACAGGCAGTACGACCCTGACTATTCTAACGTGGACAAATTAtag
- the srp68 gene encoding Signal recognition particle subunit SRP68: protein MGTRDVAPPNLSGNLTPTNEVNGISRLLNFPVLEYINEIRFKRGIKLEEYGRFRKYCSRKLHKLRKQLRTVPGKSNKYVHEVFPEVLSDNRYLEILTLRCERSWSYGMDLKSKCEASTPKNNRGRHYYMRKFRKAYLTSSLLQDYCKKFADNNTISASKLYHSFFEGVLRYEQGNYEEAHSCLTSYSSVVEQKIRTTSGLPSCEWYNSQLIHLSVIIKMCTFHMKVMGKPISTPTLNQKEDSNAELIQVKKTQENYFVVQCKGVDIPLHSQLLPQKILDALNSIDKLSITDSLFTDLCDSTDIPKLVREHISSKYTKEALLKNYEEVTVLLNDCVDDVCSELMLNTAGQEYLRKLEDTLHAMKSLLQVEKHVILEMLCLFDLSYTHNQTPLPDSTEGVRYANMLKQQLANLVDDKNFGSVFLAPKEIVRTINAILLSIYCFQREEFNEGMSLINWANSRSLMDINLPKKQKNRLLWRCLISFKTLQSMCNLVCKKFYQRLLVMFARKNLSKDEGEEQIVDIFGIERDLVYCRPLLFDLAFIYYQPPELETASRFKGMRNMFSSLWS, encoded by the exons ATGGGTACTCGAGACGTTGCTCCTCCAAATTTAAGTGGAAATTTAACTCCAACCAACGAGGTTAACGGGATTTCTCGccttttaaattttccaG TTTTGGAGTACATTAATGAGATACGATTTAAACGTGGCATAAAACTTGAGGAATACGGCCGTTTTCGTAAATATTGTTCCAGGAAATTACACAAGCTAAGAAAACAGCTTAGAACAGTGCCTGGCAAATCCAATAAATATGTCCATGAAGTATTTCCTGAAGTCTTGAGTGATAATAG gTACCTCGAAATTCTCACTCTGAGGTGCGAACGATCATGGAGCTATGGCATGGATTTGAAATCTAAATGTGAAGCTTCTACTCCAAAA AATAACCGTGGAAGGCATTATTATATGCGTAAATTCCGAAAAGCTTATCTCACCTCCTCGCTCCTTCAGgattattgtaaaaaattcGCCGATAATAACACAATTAGCGCCTCTAAG ttgTATCATAGTTTTTTTGAGGGTGTACTAAGGTATGAACAGGGAAATTATGAAGAAGCACACTCTTGCTTGACTTCATACTCGTCAGTAGTTGAACAAAAAATAAGAACAACATCTGGCTTGCCTTCATGTGAGTGGTACAATTCACAACTTATCCACTTAAGTGTGATAATTAAGATGTGCACATTCCACATGAAGGTCATGGGCAAACCAATCTCAACTCCAACCCTAAATCAAAAAGAAGATAGCAATGCAGAACTAATTCAAGTTAAAAAAACACAGGAAAATTACTTTGTCGTGCAGTGTAAAGGTGTAGATATTCCTTTACACTCCCAATTATTACCTCAAAAGATTCTCGATGCTTTAAATTCCATCGACAAACTCTCCATAACTGACTCTCTGTTTACAGATTTGTGCGATTCAACAGATATCCCAAAGCTTGTAAGAGAACACATTTCCTCTAAATATACCAAAGAAGCCCTCCTTAAAAACTACGAAGAAGTTACTGTTCTCCTCAACGACTGTGTAGATGACGTTTGCTCTGAATTGATG CTTAATACCGCCGGACAAGAATATTTGCGTAAACTTGAAG ATACGTTGCACGCAATGAAGTCACTTCTTCAAGTGGAGAAGCACGTTATACTTGAAATGCTTTGCCTGTTTGATTTGTCTTACACCC ATAACCAGACACCACTACCCGATTCTACTGAAGGGGTCAGATATGCCAATATGTTGAAACAGCAGTTGGCGAATCTCGTTGATGACAAGAATTTTGGTTCAGTGTTTCTGGCACCAAAGGAGATTGTAAGGACTATAAACGCGATTCTCCTGAGCATTTACTGTTTCCAAAGGGAAGAATTCAACGAAGGAATGTCGCTCATTAATTGGGCAAACTCAAGGTCTTTGATGGATATTAATCTACCAAAAAAACAGAAAAATCGACTCTTGTGGAGATGTTTAATCAGTTTTAAAACCCTGCAG agTATGTGTAATCTCGTTTGTAAGAAGTTTTACCAGAGGTTACTGGTAATGTTCGCCCGAAAAAATCTATCAAAAGATGAAGGTGAAGAGCAAATAGTGGACATTTTCGGTATTGAAAGAGACCTGGTGTACTGCAGGCCACTACTGTTCGACCTCGCATTCATATACTACCAGCCTCCAGAACTGGAAACCGCATCTAGATttaaag GAATGAGGAATATGTTTTCATCTCTTTGGAGCTAA
- a CDS encoding RAP domain protein: protein MIPRFFGSLCKNFDTISHFRTELIYLTNYSNYGLFFNTLRKFSGDSKNTSDESDFPDDKNPSDPKWMTKSSKTNKQSKDSKENRPLPFNFDSNSEDLTEEQVLQKQEIIKELTRKLSGPLADENGKVPVGDQRPIAIEVDGPSHFYSNTTKYTAYTKLKHRLLTRMGYKVLHVPFFEWRRLRGAREREEYMRAKLKEEPTEWLDPEDEEFYNKRIESLNKEQESALNSVNLTNN, encoded by the coding sequence atgATTCCTAGATTTTTTGGGTCTctttgtaaaaattttgatacTATTTCACATTTCAGGACTGAACTTATTTACTTAACTAATTATTCTAATTATGGGTTGTTTTTTAACACTCTGAGAAAATTTTCTGGAGATTCTAAAAACACTAGTGACGAATCTGATTTTCCAGATGATAAGAACCCATCTGACCCAAAATGGATGACAAAATCTagtaaaactaataaacAATCGAAGGATTCAAAGGAGAATCGTCCACTtccttttaattttgacTCAAATTCAGAGGATTTGACAGAAGAGCAGGTTCTCCAAAAGCAGGAAATTATTAAGGAACTTACCAGAAAGTTGAGTGGTCCTTTGGCAGACGAGAATGGCAAGGTTCCTGTAGGTGATCAAAGACCAATAGCAATCGAGGTTGATGGTCCatcacatttttattccaATACTACAAAATACACTGCCTATACTAAGCTAAAACATAGATTATTGACTAGAATGGGTTATAAAGTGCTCCATGTACCTTTTTTTGAATGGCGTCGTCTTAGAGGTGCTCGGGAAAGGGAAGAATACATGAGAGCTAAGCTAAAGGAAGAACCTACAGAGTGGTTAGATCCTGAAGATgaagaattttataataaaaggATAGAATCCTTGAACAAGGAGCAGGAGTCAGCCCTAAACTCGGTGAACTTGACCAATAACTAA
- the ABCE2 gene encoding ATP-binding cassette sub-family E member 1, with amino-acid sequence MKRQDKSKPNDSGMSENKLRIAIVSTDKCKPKKCRQECKRTCPVTKTGKQCIEVDPTSKIAFISEHLCIGCGICVKKCPFEAITIINLPRDLGKDTTHRFGPNSFKLHRLPVPRPGQVLGLVGTNGIGKSTALKVLSGKLKPNLGKFDSPPEWAEILQYFRGSELQGYFTKMLEDNLTTAVKPQYVDNIPKQVGGLVGDILEAKDKKGIGQDLIVTLELSHLLSRKVSELSGGELQRFAICVAILCDADVLMFDEPSSYLDIKQRIIAARVIRQSIHHERYIIVVEHDLSVLDYLSDYVCCLWGKPSVYGVVTSPFSVREGINIFLDGFVPTENLRFREESLSFKVATDVDLEEIESLHCYKYPQLDKKLGSFSLTVMPGDFNDSEIIVLLGENGTGKTTFIKMLAGKLQPDNAECEDLMPKLSVSYKPQKLSVKFDGTLRQLFHSKIRESFLCPIFQADVVKPMQIDNILDQQLKNLSGGELQRAAIILVLGAPADIYLIDEPSAYLDSEQRIVASRVIKRFTLYKKKTTFIVEHDFIMATYLANRVIVFEGQPGINATALSPEPLATGFNRFLKSLDVTFRRDPTNYRPRINKYDSVKDKEQKASGLYFTMDT; translated from the exons ATGAAGAGACAAGATAAAAGCAAACCCAATGACTCTGGAATGAGTGAAAATAAGCTCCGTATTGCTATAGTATCAACAGATAAATGTAAACCAAAAAAATGCAGGCAAGAATGTAAACGCACCTGCCCTGTTACAAAAACAG GAAAGCAGTGTATAGAAGTTGATCCAACTAGTAAAATCGCATTTATTTCAGAGCACCTTTGTATCGGTTGCGGTATTTGCGTTAAAAAGTGTCCATTTGAGgctattactattattaatcTACCCCGAGATTTGGGGAAGGATACTACACATAGATTCGGACCAAATTCTTTTAAACTACATAGACTTCCAGTGCCAAGACCAGGCCAG gTTTTGGGGCTGGTTGGTACAAATGGTATCGGGAAATCGACAGCACTTAAAGTATTGTCCGGTAAATTAAAACCAAATCTGGGCAAGTTTGATTCTCCACCAGAGTGGGCAGAGATTCTACAATATTTTCGGGGTTCTGAACTCCAAGGATATTTCACAAAGATGCTGGAAGATAACTTAACAACAGCAGTTAAACCACAATACGTCGATAATATACCTAAACaa GTTGGCGGTTTAGTTGGAGACATACTGGAGGCTAAAGACAAGAAAGGGATAGGACAGGATTTGATAGTAACTCTGGAATTATCACACCTACTATCTAGAAAAGTCTCAGAATTATCAGGAGGGGAGCTCCAGAGATTTGCAATATGTGTGGCAATTCTGTGTGACGCAGATGTTTTGATGTTCGACGAACCGAGCAGCTACCTCGATATCAAGCAGAGGATCATTGCTGCTAGGGTGATTCGTCAGTCTATACATCATGAAagatatataattgtaGTAGAACATGATCTATCGGTTCTAGACTACCTATCAGATTACGTCTGTTGCCTTTGGGGGAAACCTTCAGTCTATGGAGTTGTAACATCACCTTTTAGCGTCAGGGAAGggattaatatatttttggATG GATTCGTTCCAACTGAAAATTTGAGGTTTAGAGAAGAATCCTTGTCGTTTAAAGTTGCAACGGATGTTGATTTGGAAGAAATTGAG AGTTTACACTGTTATAAATATCCTCAACTGGATAAGAAACTGGGATCATTTTCACTTACAGTTATGCCGGGTGACTTCAACGATTCTGAAATTATTGTTCTACTTGGTGAAAACGGCACAGGAAAAACAACCTTCATCAA aaTGCTCGCCGGTAAATTGCAACCAGACAACGCTGAATGTGAGGATCTGATGCCAAAATTGTCAGTAAGTTACAAACCTCAGAAACTCTCAGTCAAATTTGATGGAACTCTAAGGCAGCTGTTCCATTCAAAAATCAGAGAGTCTTTCCTCTGTCCGATTTTTCAAGCTGATGTTGTCAAACCAATGCAAATTGACAATATCCTGGATCAGCAATTGAAGAATTTATCCGGTGGAGAGTTGCAGAGAGCTGCAATAATTTTGGTATTGGGGGCTCCTGCAGATATTTACCTTATTGATGAACCATCAGCCTATCTTGACTCTGAACAGCGCATAGTTGCAAGCAGGGTTATAAAAAg GTTCACTCTATACAAGAAGAAAACCACATTCATCGTTGAACATGACTTTATTATGGCTACTTACCTGGCGAACAGAGTCATTGTTTTTGAAGGGCAACCAGG AATCAATGCGACTGCGCTAAGCCCAGAACCTCTGGCCACAGGATTTAACAGATTCCTGAAATCACTTGATGTTACATTTAGAAGGGATCCTACAAACTATAGACCAAGAATAAACAAATACGACTCAGTTAAGGACAAAGAGCAGAAAGCTTCCGGATTGTACTTTACAATGGATACTTGA